A genomic stretch from Myxocyprinus asiaticus isolate MX2 ecotype Aquarium Trade chromosome 24, UBuf_Myxa_2, whole genome shotgun sequence includes:
- the LOC127415219 gene encoding calcium-binding protein 1-like isoform X3, with protein sequence MGTLINQGFLVMEPSPEELDCLDDHFINRELRPEEIDELREAFKEFDKDKDGFIGCKDLGNCMRTMGYMPTEMELIELSQQINMNLGGHVDFEDFVGLMGPKLLAETADMIGIKELRNAFKEFDTNGDGEISTGELREAMRKLLGQQVGHRDLEDILRDIDLNGDGRVDFEEFVRMVSR encoded by the exons ATGGGCACACTGATTAATCAAGGTTTTCTGGTAATGGAACCATCTCCTGAAGAACTTGATTGCCTGGATGACCATTTTATT AATCGAGAGTTGAGACCAGAGGAGATCGATG AGTTGCGAGAAGCGTTTAAGGAGTTTGATAAAGATAAAGATGGATTTATCGGTTGTAAGGACCTGGGGAATTGCATGAGAACCATGGGCTACATGCCCACTGAGATGGAACTAATCGAACTGAGCCAACAAATCAACATGAATT TAGGTGGCCATGTGGATTTTGAGGACTTTGTAGGGTTAATGGGACCTAAACTACTTGCTGAGACAGCAGACATGATTGGCATAAAAGAGCTCAGAAATGCCTTTAAAGAG TTTGATACAAATGGAGATGGTGAAATAAGCACAGGCGAGCTCAGAGAAGCTATGAGGAAGCTGCTGGGACAACAG GTTGGTCATCGAGACCTAGAGGACATACTGAGAGACATTGACCTGAATGGAGATGGCCGAGTAGACTTTGAAG AGTTTGTGCGTATGGTCTCCCGTTGA